From one Enterococcus sp. DIV2402 genomic stretch:
- a CDS encoding sigma 54-interacting transcriptional regulator, translating to MYSRKEEILQTIELHKKGLTAAEVADILQIDRSNASRYLSELYKEEKIQKRSGRPVIYEAISDDQVHVDTSTDITFETLVGENASLKVSIQQAKAAILYPPRGLHTIIFGETGTGKSMFAECMYHFAVQSHMLEKAAPFVSFNCADYAQNPQLLFGHIFGIRKGAYTGATEDSPGLIAKADGGILFLDEIHRLPPEGQEMLFTFIDKGVYRPLGESAQVYEASVQIIGATTESSDSFLTTFNRRIPMAITLPSLAARSLDERYEIISLFIKQEANRLNQRIQVEKEAILAFMLYDAEANIGQIKRDLKLVCAKAFLHYRTHRQDILVIRKKDCSLQVQKGLLKVKEMADRLDRFLEGKGEFLSFEPKEADAVWSHDPERNMQVYNDIEEKVSTLSETGVASVDLEKLISRDVDAYFETYVEELAQAPVQKELIPQELWQLTNRLYDIAEEELDRKYNEKARFAFAMHLQSTLDRVAEGHMIVHPDLNTVRKKLKSEFQVALDLSSIIEEEYDVEIPFDEIGFISMFLSIQVGETESLPLNKVDIVVLMHGRATASSMLETAQELLSTTIGTAMNMSLETEVQEMYADLLAYVNGNRDELSNGLLLLTDMGSLNSFANLIYEETGIRTKAISMTSTMIVIEALRMADAGRSLEDIYQNIQISFESIVREQFRSLHETKRTKKAIVVTCFTGEGVAAKLYQRIAPIVDQSKVEIIQMQFIERETFKKHIDGLLEEYEIRAIAGTVEIEYQNIPFFSAYDVFNHERLNVLKRIVSDGVPLETIVNSLKGTITHVSSLKSLIIDLQKAVQQIQTQMHLIVEPSAEAGIVIHLAFLIESLLKEEPTRHFPDLASFQKRYRLEADQLKTSLMLIEKNYNVRIPEDEIAFLTQMFIENKVDTHFNSYTLDESV from the coding sequence ATGTACTCTAGAAAAGAAGAAATCTTGCAAACGATTGAACTGCATAAAAAAGGATTAACTGCCGCAGAAGTAGCCGATATTTTGCAGATTGATCGCAGTAATGCTAGTCGTTATTTGAGTGAACTTTATAAAGAAGAAAAAATTCAAAAACGTTCAGGACGACCAGTGATATACGAAGCGATTTCTGATGACCAAGTGCATGTGGATACTTCTACCGACATCACGTTTGAAACCTTGGTCGGAGAAAATGCTTCCCTTAAAGTTAGTATTCAACAAGCCAAAGCAGCTATTTTATATCCGCCAAGAGGTTTACACACAATTATTTTTGGCGAAACGGGAACTGGTAAGTCGATGTTTGCGGAATGTATGTATCATTTTGCTGTACAATCACATATGTTGGAAAAAGCGGCTCCTTTTGTTTCGTTTAACTGTGCGGATTATGCTCAAAATCCACAGCTATTATTTGGTCATATCTTTGGAATTCGTAAAGGTGCCTATACTGGAGCGACGGAAGATAGCCCAGGATTGATTGCTAAAGCAGATGGCGGTATTTTATTTTTAGATGAAATTCACCGTTTACCACCGGAAGGACAAGAAATGCTGTTTACCTTTATTGATAAAGGGGTGTATCGTCCTTTAGGGGAAAGTGCTCAAGTCTATGAAGCTTCTGTCCAAATCATTGGCGCAACAACTGAATCTTCAGACTCTTTTTTGACAACGTTCAATCGTCGAATTCCGATGGCGATTACCTTACCAAGCTTAGCTGCGCGTTCGTTAGATGAACGTTACGAAATTATTTCGTTGTTTATTAAGCAAGAAGCAAATCGTTTGAATCAGAGAATTCAAGTAGAAAAGGAAGCCATTTTAGCCTTCATGCTGTATGATGCAGAAGCAAACATTGGCCAAATTAAACGTGATTTGAAATTAGTTTGTGCCAAAGCTTTCCTACACTATCGTACGCATCGACAGGATATCTTAGTCATTCGAAAAAAAGACTGTTCTTTACAAGTTCAAAAAGGCTTATTAAAAGTGAAGGAAATGGCGGATCGCTTGGATCGCTTTTTAGAGGGAAAAGGGGAATTTTTAAGCTTCGAACCTAAAGAAGCCGATGCTGTTTGGTCTCATGATCCAGAACGGAATATGCAAGTCTACAATGACATTGAGGAAAAAGTATCTACGCTAAGTGAAACTGGTGTGGCAAGTGTTGATTTGGAAAAATTGATTTCTCGAGATGTTGACGCATATTTTGAAACGTATGTGGAAGAGTTGGCACAAGCGCCTGTTCAAAAAGAATTAATTCCGCAAGAATTATGGCAGTTAACTAATCGTTTGTATGATATTGCCGAAGAAGAACTTGATCGTAAGTACAACGAAAAAGCTCGTTTTGCGTTTGCAATGCACTTACAAAGTACACTTGATCGTGTAGCAGAAGGGCATATGATTGTACATCCTGATTTGAACACGGTTCGTAAGAAATTGAAGTCAGAATTTCAAGTGGCCTTAGACTTATCAAGTATCATTGAAGAAGAATATGATGTGGAAATCCCCTTTGATGAAATTGGCTTTATTAGCATGTTCTTATCGATTCAAGTGGGTGAAACCGAATCATTGCCTTTAAATAAAGTGGACATTGTAGTGTTGATGCACGGACGCGCAACTGCCAGCAGCATGCTTGAAACAGCGCAAGAACTGTTAAGTACCACAATTGGTACTGCGATGAACATGTCTTTGGAAACAGAAGTTCAAGAGATGTATGCTGATTTATTAGCTTACGTAAATGGAAACCGTGATGAATTATCTAATGGTTTATTGTTGTTAACCGATATGGGATCATTGAATTCATTTGCGAATTTAATTTATGAAGAAACCGGTATTCGTACGAAAGCAATCTCCATGACTAGTACCATGATTGTGATTGAAGCCTTGCGAATGGCAGATGCTGGACGAAGTTTGGAAGACATCTATCAAAATATTCAAATCTCCTTTGAAAGTATCGTACGGGAACAATTTCGTTCACTTCATGAAACGAAACGTACGAAAAAAGCCATTGTGGTTACTTGCTTTACAGGGGAAGGTGTGGCTGCGAAGTTATATCAACGAATTGCGCCAATTGTTGACCAATCCAAAGTTGAAATTATACAGATGCAGTTTATCGAACGCGAAACATTCAAAAAACACATTGATGGCTTATTGGAAGAGTACGAAATTCGGGCTATTGCTGGGACCGTAGAGATCGAATATCAGAATATCCCCTTCTTTTCTGCGTATGATGTCTTTAATCATGAACGCTTGAATGTTTTAAAACGAATTGTCAGTGATGGGGTACCGTTAGAAACAATTGTCAATTCATTGAAAGGGACAATTACCCATGTTTCTTCATTAAAATCATTGATTATTGATTTACAAAAAGCCGTTCAACAAATTCAAACGCAAATGCATTTAATTGTTGAACCAAGTGCTGAAGCAGGCATTGTTATTCATTTAGCCTTCTTGATTGAAAGCTTATTGAAAGAAGAACCAACCCGTCATTTCCCAGACTTAGCAAGTTTTCAAAAACGGTATCGTTTAGAAGCCGATCAATTAAAAACAAGTTTGATGTTAATTGAAAAGAATTACAATGTACGTATCCCAGAAGATGAAATTGCTTTTCTAACACAAATGTTTATTGAAAATAAAGTAGATACACACTTTAATTCTTACACACTAGATGAAAGTGTGTAA
- a CDS encoding PTS lactose/cellobiose transporter subunit IIA: MDEKNLEAIMGLIMYGGNAKSDAMEAIAAAKQGDFELADQKIKDAEASLVEAHHSQTGLLTQEAQGDHMTVTLLTVHSQDHLMTSIAFTDLAKEIIDVYRHIEAK; encoded by the coding sequence ATGGATGAAAAAAACTTAGAAGCAATTATGGGATTAATTATGTATGGTGGGAATGCAAAAAGCGATGCAATGGAAGCTATTGCTGCTGCCAAACAAGGTGACTTTGAATTAGCAGATCAAAAAATCAAAGATGCTGAAGCGTCATTAGTGGAAGCACATCATTCTCAAACAGGACTATTAACTCAAGAAGCACAAGGAGATCACATGACAGTTACTTTATTAACCGTTCATTCTCAAGATCATTTGATGACTTCAATCGCATTTACCGATTTAGCAAAAGAGATTATTGACGTTTATCGTCATATCGAAGCAAAATAA
- a CDS encoding PTS sugar transporter subunit IIC — protein sequence MEALSGWLERYVLPIAAKIGSEKHLVALRDAFIGMLPVTMAGAIAVLLNAFVRDFPSTYITSGSWYNEAEGINVITKFFQPLISVNGLVWTGTLAIMAVVFSASLGYNIAKAYNVDPLSGAIVSLSAFIMGIPQSANLSLTLGEALPKEAADIITTAGWTVDGTTISAGGWGYFPFGAYMGGTGLFTAMIFGFISVIIFAKLMNKNIIIKMPDSVPPAVSKAFAAIIPGIAGLFVSGTIYFLFEKFVGMPLIDWIAESIQKPLLGLSQGYFAVFIIVLLVHFLWFFGLHGTNIMGPVLQSIYGVAMVENTNAYQLGDAIPYKWVAGSFEAFVWPGGAGVTLMLLVGILLFSKRADHKTIGKLALGPGIFNINEPIMFGLPIVLNPLFMIPFIIAPLVTATIAFFATAAGLVSPVVVNVIWVMPTILSGFLATGGDWRAIVLTIVNLVVALLIWAPFILAANKIDPSDQA from the coding sequence ATGGAAGCTTTATCAGGATGGTTAGAAAGATATGTGTTGCCAATTGCAGCAAAAATTGGCTCAGAAAAACACTTAGTAGCATTGCGTGACGCATTTATTGGGATGTTGCCGGTGACAATGGCAGGAGCGATTGCCGTATTATTGAACGCCTTTGTACGTGACTTTCCAAGTACGTATATTACTTCTGGTTCATGGTATAACGAAGCAGAAGGAATCAATGTGATTACTAAATTCTTTCAACCATTAATTTCAGTTAATGGACTCGTTTGGACAGGAACGTTAGCTATTATGGCTGTAGTATTTTCAGCATCTTTAGGCTATAACATTGCAAAAGCATATAATGTGGATCCTTTATCAGGAGCAATTGTTTCCTTATCGGCATTTATTATGGGGATTCCACAATCAGCAAATCTTTCATTGACTTTGGGAGAAGCTTTACCTAAAGAAGCAGCTGATATTATTACAACAGCTGGCTGGACTGTAGATGGAACAACAATTTCTGCAGGCGGTTGGGGATACTTCCCATTTGGTGCCTATATGGGAGGAACTGGTTTATTTACAGCAATGATTTTTGGTTTTATCTCGGTTATCATTTTTGCTAAATTAATGAATAAAAATATTATTATCAAAATGCCAGACTCTGTACCACCAGCTGTATCTAAAGCATTCGCAGCAATTATTCCAGGAATTGCCGGATTATTTGTTTCAGGTACAATTTATTTCTTATTTGAAAAATTTGTAGGTATGCCATTAATTGACTGGATTGCTGAATCTATTCAAAAACCTTTACTTGGATTATCACAAGGCTATTTTGCCGTATTTATTATTGTTTTACTTGTACATTTTTTATGGTTCTTTGGGTTACATGGGACAAACATTATGGGGCCAGTTTTACAATCGATTTATGGAGTTGCCATGGTTGAAAATACTAATGCTTACCAATTAGGTGATGCAATTCCGTACAAATGGGTAGCAGGTTCTTTTGAAGCCTTCGTATGGCCTGGCGGTGCAGGAGTAACATTAATGCTATTAGTTGGTATTTTGTTATTCTCTAAACGGGCAGATCACAAGACGATTGGTAAATTAGCATTAGGACCTGGAATATTCAATATCAATGAGCCAATTATGTTTGGATTGCCAATCGTGTTGAATCCATTGTTTATGATTCCATTTATCATTGCACCCCTTGTAACTGCAACGATTGCTTTCTTTGCGACAGCTGCTGGATTAGTTTCGCCAGTGGTAGTGAATGTTATTTGGGTAATGCCTACGATTCTTAGTGGTTTCTTAGCAACAGGAGGAGACTGGAGAGCGATTGTGTTAACCATTGTCAACTTAGTAGTAGCCTTATTAATTTGGGCACCATTTATTCTAGCAGCCAACAAAATTGATCCATCCGATCAAGCGTAA
- a CDS encoding DUF3284 domain-containing protein, whose amino-acid sequence MEIVKQMNVPAEFFYKKIIDSVMYDVQEATGQTLKEKQLIGFEYIKKFNEKTSAKIKIEELITDQLYIYRTSTTRNDFTATYQIRSIDEKSCEIQYVEKMDSHGMIQSLNDMVTGVLLSFFKKRQFKQMLAMIEQSY is encoded by the coding sequence GTGGAAATCGTTAAACAAATGAATGTTCCTGCTGAATTTTTCTACAAGAAAATTATTGATTCAGTGATGTATGATGTTCAAGAAGCTACTGGTCAAACGTTAAAAGAAAAACAACTGATAGGTTTTGAATATATCAAGAAATTCAATGAGAAGACCAGTGCTAAAATAAAAATTGAAGAATTAATCACCGATCAATTATATATTTACCGAACATCTACCACGCGTAATGATTTTACTGCAACTTATCAAATTCGTTCGATTGATGAAAAGAGTTGTGAAATCCAATATGTAGAAAAAATGGACTCACATGGAATGATTCAATCATTAAATGATATGGTTACAGGGGTACTTCTTAGCTTCTTTAAAAAACGTCAATTTAAACAGATGTTAGCAATGATTGAACAATCGTATTAG
- a CDS encoding GNAT family N-acetyltransferase: MQETTKADAIYQLAHYAFQFNQSDAYKNRLNYIVEHSKHYGSYDGEQLASQIIATPLKVQFFNQVFDMAGVGFVSSDPSYRGEGRIDQLMANILNDCKENKVLFSYLAPFSYPFYRRYGYELIFERIAYDVPSHEWPDSRRVPGKIRRQTWEQSKDVIKEVYEASNRNKHGGLQREDWWYEYKFHIQRPYYFAVYYNESDEAEGYLIYQILNGKFHCAEWEVLSGNAYHALNRYIATHRDSVSEIRYEQGYNKNSSFFLQEKPLANATIRPEMMVRIVDIEAFLTVYPFDNLQAAFAIQILEDTYAPWNEGIFEIHSKGTVSKVAKTKLPTLTISVQRFTQLFLGYQKLRELMFFNCVTVDKEIVSIVEAILPTDIPVLEDYF, from the coding sequence ATGCAAGAGACTACAAAAGCAGATGCGATCTATCAACTTGCTCATTATGCGTTTCAATTTAATCAAAGCGACGCATACAAAAATCGCTTGAATTATATTGTAGAACATTCAAAACATTATGGTTCCTACGATGGAGAACAACTAGCAAGTCAAATTATTGCGACGCCTTTAAAAGTTCAATTTTTTAATCAAGTGTTTGATATGGCAGGTGTAGGATTTGTTTCCTCTGATCCAAGTTATCGTGGTGAAGGCCGAATCGATCAATTGATGGCGAATATTTTAAATGACTGCAAAGAAAATAAGGTTCTTTTCTCTTATCTCGCACCATTCTCATATCCTTTTTATCGTCGTTACGGTTACGAATTGATTTTTGAACGAATTGCGTATGATGTACCTAGTCATGAGTGGCCGGATAGTAGACGTGTACCAGGAAAAATTCGTCGACAGACATGGGAACAATCAAAAGATGTCATTAAAGAAGTATATGAAGCATCTAATCGAAATAAGCATGGAGGATTACAACGTGAAGACTGGTGGTATGAATATAAGTTCCATATTCAACGCCCATATTATTTTGCCGTGTATTATAATGAATCCGACGAAGCGGAAGGCTATTTAATTTATCAAATTTTAAATGGTAAGTTTCATTGTGCAGAGTGGGAAGTATTAAGCGGCAATGCATATCATGCGTTGAATCGCTACATTGCTACACACAGAGATTCGGTCAGTGAAATTCGCTATGAACAAGGATACAATAAAAATAGTTCATTCTTCCTACAAGAAAAACCACTTGCAAATGCAACAATCCGACCAGAAATGATGGTTCGAATTGTTGATATTGAGGCATTTTTAACGGTTTATCCATTTGATAATCTACAAGCAGCATTTGCGATTCAGATTCTAGAAGATACCTATGCGCCATGGAATGAAGGGATTTTTGAAATTCATTCAAAAGGAACTGTCAGTAAAGTAGCGAAAACCAAGCTACCTACGCTAACAATTTCTGTTCAACGTTTTACACAACTCTTTTTAGGCTATCAAAAATTACGAGAATTGATGTTTTTCAATTGTGTAACGGTTGATAAAGAAATAGTGTCTATTGTAGAAGCGATTTTACCAACAGATATTCCTGTTTTAGAGGATTATTTTTAA
- a CDS encoding PTS sugar transporter subunit IIB translates to MAKKTIMLVCSAGMSTSLLVTKMQKAAEDKGLEADIFAVSASDADNHLESKSVDVLLLGPQVRFMKAQFEQKLAPKGIPLDIINMADYGMMNGEKVLAQAEALIK, encoded by the coding sequence ATGGCAAAAAAAACAATTATGTTAGTATGTTCGGCTGGGATGAGTACTAGTTTATTAGTAACAAAAATGCAAAAAGCAGCAGAAGACAAAGGTTTGGAAGCAGACATCTTTGCAGTCTCAGCTTCAGATGCGGACAACCATTTGGAATCAAAATCAGTGGATGTATTATTGTTAGGTCCGCAAGTTCGTTTTATGAAAGCCCAATTCGAACAAAAATTAGCGCCTAAAGGGATTCCATTGGATATTATCAATATGGCTGACTATGGCATGATGAACGGCGAAAAAGTATTAGCACAAGCAGAAGCACTAATTAAGTAG
- a CDS encoding PTS sugar transporter subunit IIB, giving the protein MAKKTIMLVCSAGMSTSLLVTKMQKAAQDKGVDADIFAVSASEADIHLETKPVDVLLLGPQVRFMKAQFEQKLTPKGIPLDVINMSDYGMMNGEKVLAQAESLMK; this is encoded by the coding sequence ATGGCAAAAAAAACAATTATGCTCGTATGTTCAGCAGGAATGAGCACAAGTTTATTAGTAACAAAAATGCAAAAAGCAGCACAAGATAAAGGGGTAGACGCAGATATCTTTGCAGTATCAGCATCAGAAGCTGATATTCATTTAGAAACAAAACCAGTGGATGTTTTATTATTAGGTCCACAAGTTCGTTTTATGAAAGCTCAATTTGAACAAAAATTAACACCAAAAGGAATTCCATTAGATGTAATTAATATGTCTGATTATGGCATGATGAATGGTGAAAAAGTGTTAGCTCAAGCAGAAAGTTTAATGAAATAA
- a CDS encoding PTS sugar transporter subunit IIC produces MDSFVAFMEDKFVPIASKIGAQRHLVAIRDSFMVTMPLMILGALVVMINNLPIPVYQNFMNGIFGEGVWQTFGGSVWNGTFAILSVIISFLIAYNLAHGYGKDGIAAGTVSLASFFALGGATGMSSTGLFIAIIVGIVSTELFVRLSGSSKLVIKMPDGVPPAVARSFAALLPAMIVVSLFGLVAAIFAAFGVPDIINSFYTAVQQPFMGMASTYPSALLIAFITPFLWFFGLHGANMIDPFLQTINAPAIEANALAVSAGKVAPYIVNKPFIDSFVNLGGTGATFGLIIAIYLVGRKNKAYNVVNNLSAAPGLFNINEPLLFGLPIVLNPIMFIPFIITPMVLITTAFWATKLGFVPAATFMPPWVTPPVIGGFLATQSWTGGLLAAINLVISTLIYIPFVRIGVLQELKREQAAQ; encoded by the coding sequence ATGGATTCATTTGTAGCTTTTATGGAAGATAAATTTGTGCCAATTGCATCTAAAATTGGCGCACAACGTCACTTAGTAGCGATTCGTGACTCATTTATGGTAACAATGCCCTTAATGATTTTAGGGGCTTTGGTGGTTATGATTAATAACTTACCAATACCGGTTTATCAAAATTTTATGAACGGTATTTTTGGTGAAGGTGTTTGGCAAACGTTTGGCGGCTCTGTTTGGAACGGAACATTCGCTATTTTGTCTGTTATTATTTCATTTTTAATTGCGTATAATTTAGCTCACGGTTATGGCAAAGATGGTATTGCAGCAGGAACAGTATCACTAGCTTCATTCTTCGCTCTAGGCGGCGCAACAGGAATGTCTAGTACAGGTTTATTTATTGCAATTATTGTAGGGATTGTTTCAACAGAACTATTTGTTCGCTTATCTGGTAGTAGTAAATTAGTAATTAAAATGCCTGATGGTGTACCACCAGCTGTGGCACGTTCATTTGCAGCATTGTTACCAGCGATGATTGTAGTTAGTTTATTCGGTTTAGTTGCTGCGATTTTTGCAGCATTCGGTGTGCCAGATATTATTAATTCATTCTACACAGCGGTACAACAACCATTCATGGGAATGGCAAGTACGTATCCATCAGCGTTGTTGATTGCGTTTATTACACCTTTCTTATGGTTCTTTGGTTTACACGGTGCAAATATGATTGACCCATTTTTACAAACAATTAATGCACCTGCCATCGAAGCGAATGCATTAGCTGTATCAGCTGGTAAGGTAGCACCATATATCGTGAATAAGCCATTTATTGATAGTTTTGTCAACTTAGGCGGAACAGGTGCAACATTTGGTTTGATAATTGCGATCTATTTAGTTGGTCGTAAAAATAAAGCGTACAATGTAGTAAATAATTTAAGTGCTGCACCAGGATTATTCAACATCAATGAACCATTATTGTTTGGTTTACCAATTGTTTTAAATCCAATTATGTTTATTCCATTTATCATCACGCCAATGGTCTTAATTACAACTGCATTTTGGGCAACCAAATTAGGTTTCGTCCCTGCAGCAACATTTATGCCACCATGGGTAACACCTCCAGTAATTGGCGGATTTTTAGCAACACAAAGTTGGACAGGCGGTTTATTAGCAGCCATCAACCTAGTCATTTCTACATTGATTTACATTCCGTTTGTTCGTATCGGAGTTTTACAAGAATTAAAACGCGAACAAGCAGCACAATAA